GTCTCAAGAAAATAGCCCAGTGATTTTTGTCAACTATTCTTAACCATACCTGTCTGCTTATGTTACAGTCTCTCCGAACATGTAAAATTGTTTCATCAAAAACCAGCAGAATTATAAAGCACAAAGTTGCTACACTGCATATGTTTCTGAAGAAACCTAAAGTTCAACATCAGAAGGCCATAATGTGTTCAATAAAATGAGTATTGTAACAGATAAAATTATCCATAGTTCCATTAAGTCTCATCCTTTTTCTTCCAAGCACTCCACCATGTTCTATCAATAGCACCAGATGTGCTTGAATTTGCGCTTGTCGATCTATAATTCAAAACGACTCCAGTTAAACAagagaatgaaaaataaaaacaggaAAATAGAACGAAAGTACAAAGTAAAATAAATGAATGGATAGATTGTGAAAAAATTTgtatcataaattaaaagtaattttcaaaataatttaaagacTATTCATTTTTCTCGCATTTTGATTcatatattctttttatttttgtaattatataaaaaatataatgaccTATGAGTTCGTACgtactggtgtgttacccgtgcATTCACACAGATAATGGTATACCCTTGTGTTTGCACGATTACTGATATACTACGCGCATTTGTTTCCAAAATGtaataagaatgaaaagaaagaaaaacaattatttaaccaaaatggtttattattttacaaaaataaacatatttttttatttatatttagatCATACATTATGATTACTCTTAACTAATTAgcataaaattaaatgaaaaagaaaacCTAAGTTACAGTGACATTATAATAAACAAATTATTATGATTAGTCCTTTTCATAAAGTAAAAAAATTAGAACTTACTACATGATAAAATTGTGGAATATGAAAGAAAACATGTATGCTTGCAAGGCGACCAGATATATAAGTAGCTATCTGCTACAAAGCAGCTATTATATTGTTGTTTATGTGACGGCACATTCTTCTATAACGTTCATATGCTGGTATAGTATTTTATTTCGTAGTAAAAGAAAAGTGAAAGCATGTCTTAGAATAAGACTGCATATTATTCCGTACTTAAGTAAATACTTTACAAAGTTGAGAAGTACATCAGCTTACTTTCTAAAATTTCATTATACACATACACCATTAAACTCCGGTAAACAACAAACATATGAACCGAATCTATACCACAAATAGTAGTATCAGAGAACATGAATCGTTTTATTATGCAAAACCCAACAAAACACGAAATAaaccaaccataaaccataagcAAATACAAACCCAATGAAATGAGGCTTTTCAACATATTCTTCCTTTGGGCCAAGCTGCAGCAAATTGCAGAATTTATAACTCAAAATCAACATATTTTATATTGTGCACCTTGTGAAACCATGATAAGAAAGCATATTTATGTACAGCCATTTTGCCAATGCAAGAAGGGGATAGTGTGTGATCTTTGAAAGCAGTTAAACATATACATCAAACCTTTAAATCATATAACTTTGTTAAGCTGAATAGTCACATTGTACAATGAAGCAAGAAAACCATAATGATTGGCAGGCGGCAGCAGTGGAAAACAAAGGTAAGATCTCTAATGATTTAACGAAAGATTCAGAATCTAAACCAAAGTGCTCATAGAATTCAATCAAAATAACCTAAAGATCACATTCCACTGAAGAAACCCAATACAATTGTATaccaacaaataatatttttgtaaacaaaaCCTGTTTTGTCTAAATGAACTTcaattattaaaagaataataatTTGAGTTGGAAAGAGTGTGAAACTTGACCTAACTGTGCATGTAAAACCAAAAGAAAATTTatccaacaaaaataaaatccaactgtATCAACTTCAAACCAAATAGATTTAAGATACATTTTTCTAGTcataatatatttcattttttccTCATAATATTTACGGTAAGAGATTGTTATAAACAATTACAATTGTCATGATAATTAATAGTATTAtagataattttatataatatatagtatGTTTTTTTGAGTGctacaaatttaattaaaattagattGATATCttatgattttaaaattttaaattatatcctaataataatattcttaaattattattatgatataaAGAGAAAATAAGTTAATTAGAATGAATAAAGATGTTGGGTGAAACAATGATATAAGCTTGTATTGTGTTGTTGTGTCAAAACTTTTTTTCGTAAATATAGACACAGCCTACATAACTTTTTTTCGCAAGTATTACTGCTACACATGTAAGTGGGATGTAAGTGGGGGCACCAGCCTACATAACCCAAACACAACCATTATAGACACAGCCTACATAACCCATAATGTGGGTCCGTCCCTTTATATAAATTTCGTCCctgaatttatataattttaaaagaaaCACAACCATTATAGACACGCATCTCTCTACTGTGTAATCAGTTTCAATCAATGAAATCATTCTCTCACTTTCACATTATATGAATTCCTCTCTCACTTTCACATTATATGAATTCCTCTTTTTCTCTGCACTTCTTAATCTCTAATAGtaaaatatgaaaagtaaaaaaaacaatGTCTGCACTTCTTAATCTCTAATAGtaaaatatgaaaagtaaaaaaaacaatGATTGCAAAATTATCTTTCAGAGGCCGAAAGTATTGTGTACGAGTTGTATTATGCTTGTGGATCCTAATTCATAGTTACATCAATACCATTAATTCAAAGGGCTTCTAAAAAACATCCAGTTAGCGCAACCCCCATACAATTTAAAGCACCAGTAAATAATGCAGAAAAACATATGGACATGGCCAAGTCCTAAATCCTCTAACAAATTATTTCACACAGTATCCAAACAACTGAAAATTCTCTTGAACTAAGGCATTACAGATCTCCTATGAATTAGTTTGCATTTCCACCTTCGTGATTCCCTTGCTCTGGACCATTCTAATGCCTTCAAAGATTCCCCATAGATCAGCTACTACAGAAGGAAAATTACCAGGCATCTTAGGGAATCCCTGAATCCAAGTGCCATCACTCCTCCTCATTAAGCCTCCACAGCTTGCCAAGCCAGCATAATTTACCGAGCCATCCGTTTTGAAAGTTGTCCAGTCACCACTAGCAGGACTCCAATGAACTTGCTTCACCTCCTTGTTCCTTGCTGCAATCTTGTTGTTCAGCTCTAAGCTCCTAAAGTAATACTGCTCCTTATCCTCAATATCTATTGCTAAGTTATGTGGCAAGACATAATCATCCACATACATTCTTTGGTTCCTCCTATACCAAGCGAGTGACAAGTTGTAGCCCATAAAGCCTTACAAATTTTCAATTACCACTCTTGTTATTGCTGATGTCATGTTGAAATCCATCTACTCTTGAAATTGCAGTCTAAAGAAAATAGCCCAGTGATTTTTGTCAACTATCCTCAACCATACCTGTCTGCTTATGTTACAGTCTCTCAGAACATGTAAAATTGTTTTATCAAAAACCAGCAAATTATAAAGCAGAAAGTTACTACACTGCATATGTTTCCGAAGAAACCTAAAGTTCAACATCAGAAGGCCATAATGTGTTCAATAAAATGAGTATTGTAATAGATGAAATTATCCATAGTTCCATTAAGCCTCATCCTTTTTCTTGCAAGCACTCCACCACGTTCTATCAATAGCACCAGATGTGCTTGAATTTGGGGTTGTCGATCTATAATTCAAAACGACTCCAGTTAAACGAGAGTGAAAAATAAAAACAGGAAAATAGAACGAAAGTACAAAGTAAAATAAATGAATGGATAGATCTCAAATTAAAGCTATTTATCTTTGttgaaaaacaaaatattagCTTCAATCAAGATGCCATGGGTGACACCAGGTTATAATACAAAAAATTAGATTCTATACAAATATCATTATCaagtaaagaaataaaataatgatGGTGGCATTAGCATGGATGTcgaattggaacaagaagaataTCTAACTTCAAAGcatatatttattcttaaaatatacatAGATACGAGAGTTCTAAGCAGGGAAATAAATCACTCAATTAAATCAGCTTACCACAGTACAAAATGTTTAAGTAAATGTAATTTAATCAAAGTTGAAACTTAACTCTTCTTATCTACCAATATAtatctaaaaatataataattccgtTCAAGTTTGCTGATGTGCATCTCGTAAATTTGCTTCCCATTTCAACCTTTCATTACGTTACATTCTAGTTCTTTTCAAACTTATATTATGTATTACTTCCCAAAATGAGTATTATTTCATGCTTAAGCATTGTTTAAAATGTTTTCAAGACCAACCAAATAAAGAATATTCAAGAGAGGATGAATGTCTTCTTGCGAAATACATGTTCTAGCTACTCCACTCTAAAGAAAATGCATCTTCTAGCTTataacaaacataaaacaaaacaaattcatttggtaattaaatcaaaatcatcataagaaaacaatCACACATTATATTATACAACatacacatattaacataaatatttttcaaatagaaACTTACTTTCAACGAataaaaaccaaactttcaacataaTCCTTGCAAAAGGCCCATCGTGGTTTATTGGTAACTATCTCTACTCTGTTATTTGCCCAATCATAGATAATAGCTAGCAAGTCTCGCTTGTTTGCCAATACCAAAGTATTCTTATCCTGAGAAATGTGCAACGGCAACCAACATCCAATGTGTTGAAGATTTTGATAATTAATTCTATAGAGTTGAGTCCAAGACTCTCCAACCCCAAACACCTTCATCTGCCATATAATCAAACAAGTTTGTTTGAAATCATTACAAAAACAAAGAGAGTCCATCAACACAGAAATAGTCGGCTCAATAAGCGGCACTTCCTCCAAACCCTGCGGAGGCATTAACTCCACGTGTCTCTCAGCACCCAGATCAAGCGAAATGATAACAAATTGATCAAGAGTAATATCATTACTATGATAAAACCTATCCGCGGAGTAACAATTCCGTAGCGCCAGCCAATTAAGATTGCCATTCAAATAAACACCATGATTCTCACTCGGAAGAGTTAACCGGAGAGGACCAACAGGAAAATCTTGAATATCTCTCCAAACATTATCAGCCACACTAAAAACTCTCACCTCTGTTCTCAATTGAGTTTCAGTTTCAGTGTCACCACCAATCACTCGTAAAGCGACAACTTTATAATTATCAGTTAAACTATCATAACCAAATGCATATCTAGAGAAGAAATAACGATTCTTGCAATAATCCTTAAAATGGCCTAATTTCTTAGATAAAGTATTTGTAGCTGGATTATAGAAATTGAGCCAGCAATCTCTATAGCTACCAGTGAAACTATCATAATGAGCAAAGCAGAGCAATCCGTTACAAGAACCAACCAACCAGTAATGAACAGTATCCAACAATGGATGGAAAGGCTTCTCCGGAATGGTGATAAGAGGATTGTCGAGAAAACTGTTGATAGGGAGAGTGACGAAACGGAAATCTGCTACGGAATTTCCAGAGACGAGTGTGAGTTGAGGGTTTCGAGCGGATCGACGGAGATGCATTTTGATAAAGGTGGGATCGGAAATGAGGGCGTTGAAGAACTTACTCACGCATTTCATTTGAATGAGAGATTTGACGGGAAGGAGGGAGAGAACTTCCGCCATGAGTTCGTCGGGGAGGGTTGGTGGCGACGATGGCGAGCTGGGCGGACGACGCGTTTGAGAGGGAGGGAGATCCATTTTCGCGTGAGGGAATTGACGGAGTCAGAGACTTGATGGATTGAGAATTGGATAGTTGTACTGTGTTTGCTGTGCCTCTGACCacctttgtttttctttttatagtGAATTTAGAACATAAAAATAGCGTACACTAGAGTGACataaaattattcaataaatttgtatttagaaaataaatatatatagtaagcattaattattcaatagATTTGTAATaaagttataaataaaattaaaaaaattataatttaattattttaaaattagaaattttaatattttttttagaaattattttaacattagaaattattttaaaattagaaattattttaaaactagaaattattttaaaattagaaattattttaaaattagaaattattttaaaattagaaattattttaaaattagaaattattttaaaattagaaattattttaaaattagaaattattttaaaactagaaattattttaaaattagaaattattttaaaattagaaattattttaaaattagaaattttaatatttttttttagaaattattttaaaattagaaattattttaaaattagaaactattttaaaattagaaattattttaaaattagaaattttaatgtttgtaacatccgtaatttcgtaaattaatttaactaaatttttaatttaattattttgatttactAACTTAGTCGGTgattaaatcaaaaaaaaaattgaaagaattatGGGGACGAGTGTTATTGGGCTTGTGGTGTTGTTAGCAGAGAAGGGGTGTTAAGTGATATAGACCATACTAACTATTAattcattttcataaaataaaggaaatttgtgaaaaagaaatagaaagcCAAAAAGGGAGGAGAAGGACAAAGTAGAGAGAAGGTagagaacgtgaaagtgcgaaagaggagaagaagaggaatagAGCTTTCAAGGATCTCAAACTCTAAGGtaaagggggactcttccaattaacctctattatcgggttgtagatgatatgattgatATTGTATGctattgattcgatagagaaatggattctaggttggggttttgaacATTAAGTTCCAATTTGATAGATTATGTGTAAATaaatgtttgtgatgattgatgatgttggatgtgttgtttgattgatgatataACATGTATTACTTGTAAATTGGCTCTGTTTTTCGTGTACAATCGTAATGGTTCGATTGGGTGGTGTTTAGGGAGCTTAAGTTGTTGTAAAAACTGGTTTTTGGGGCTGCAGGTacgaagtaatcggttactgagattggtgtaaccgattaccactgttTGGAAAGGTAATAGTTGTTGTCTGGGAGGCAGTAACCAGTTACTGAAAGGGGAGTAACCGATTACCTCTATTAAAAACAGAACTCTGGGTTACGTGAGATACGTTAACCGGTTACTGGGAttagggtaaccgattaccgttgtatgttttttaaaaataattatttttataaaactcatatcttttgaaccgtaagtccgttttgggtgccgttttGGATGTTGAGTcgataattttattttctacctATTTAAATAACCCAAAGAGCAGTagctcatttttattttataaacccGGTATTTCTCGAAATGACGAATTGCGATGGATGTGTTGTATGTGGTGTGGTGATGTTGTAAATCCCCTGTTGTTATGTTagtttgttgtacttggtacacgattgtgaaaGGTGTTATTATCGTTTGCACTGTGTGACAAATTGAAttatgataatgttgttcatatgattgaagtgGTGATTAGCATGTGAtagatgatgcatgcatttcTTAATCATATGGTGGTTGTATTCCGATGGAGATGGATCAACGGtcactaattcccattgtgtggaattagcgATGGAGGTagtcgtatccttgatgatggtggatcgctGAGATGGGtgaatcccatgattggtaccacatgcatatagtttcattgcattaggtgtatgaatcattataacatgaatggaagtggtccaatgttataatgttgtgtgtttgattAATGGTTGTGATTGGTGATCAAGttcttttcaaatttaaataatgtATTACTTTCCAAAATGAGGATTATTTCATGCTTAAGCTTTGTTGAAAATGTTTTCATGACAGACCCAATAAAGAATATCCAATAGAGGATGAATATATTCATGGGAGATGCATCTCCTAGCTACTCAACTCTAAAGAAAATGCATCTTCTAGCctataataaacataaaaaaaacaaatccaTTCAATCAGTAACCATTCaacaatcaaatcaaattcatcaTAAGAAAACAATCACATAGTAAATTATACAACACACACATACTGGTATAAATTCAATCAAGTAAAGTAAATCTTCAAACGAAAACTTACTTTCAACGAACAAAAACCAAATTTTCAACATAATCCTTGCAAAAAGGCCCATCGCGCTTTATTGGTAACTATCTCTACTCTGTTATTTTCCCAATCATAGATAATAGCTAGCAGCTCTCCCTTGTTTGCCAATACCAAAGTATTCTTACACTGATAACTGTGCAACGACAACCAGCATCCAATGTGTTGAAGATTTTGATAAATTATTCTAGAGTTGAGTCCAAGACTCTCCAACCCCAAACTCCTTCATCTGCCATATAATCAAACAAGTTTGTTTGAAATCATGACAAAAACAAAGAGAGTCCGTCAACACACAAATAGTCGGCTCAATAAGCGGCACTTCCTCTAAACCACGAGGCGGCATTAACTCCACGTGTCTCTCAGCACCCAGATCAAGTGAAATGATCACAAATTGATCAAGAGTAATATCATTACTATGATAAAACCTATCCGCGGAGTTTCGAGCGGATCGACGGAGATGCATTTTCATAAAGGTGGGATCGGAAATGAGGGAGTTGAAGAACTTACTCACACATTTCATTTGAATGAGAGATATGACGGATAGGAGGGAGAGAACTTCTGCCATGAGTTCGTTGGGGAAGATTGGTGGTGACGACCGGGAGCTTGGCGGCCGGCGGGTTTGAGAGGGAGGGAGATCCATATTCAGGTGGGTGGAGTGACGGTGAccacttttgtttttttttggtaagtaatatttgtttttatagtCAAAATGAAAAAAGTTTGAGTCAGAATGTGCATTTATCCTATTTATTAAAAACAGATATTTTAAATAcaatgaataatttatttatttagaaattttttttaaaaacattttattctatttattaaaatttgt
The Vicia villosa cultivar HV-30 ecotype Madison, WI linkage group LG6, Vvil1.0, whole genome shotgun sequence genome window above contains:
- the LOC131613968 gene encoding uncharacterized protein LOC131613968 produces the protein MDLPPSQTRRPPSSRSSPPIFPNELMAEVLSLLSVISLIQMKCVSKFFNSLISDPTFMKMHLRRSARNSADRFYHSNDITLDQFVIISLDLGAERHVELMPPRGLEEVPLIEPTICVLTDSLCFCHDFKQTCLIIWQMKEFGVGESWTQL
- the LOC131611719 gene encoding F-box/kelch-repeat protein At3g23880-like; protein product: MDLPPSQTRRPPSSPSSPPTLPDELMAEVLSLLPVKSLIQMKCVSKFFNALISDPTFIKMHLRRSARNPQLTLVSGNSVADFRFVTLPINSFLDNPLITIPEKPFHPLLDTVHYWLVGSCNGLLCFAHYDSFTGSYRDCWLNFYNPATNTLSKKLGHFKDYCKNRYFFSRYAFGYDSLTDNYKVVALRVIGGDTETETQLRTEVRVFSVADNVWRDIQDFPVGPLRLTLPSENHGVYLNGNLNWLALRNCYSADRFYHSNDITLDQFVIISLDLGAERHVELMPPQGLEEVPLIEPTISVLMDSLCFCNDFKQTCLIIWQMKVFGVGESWTQLYRINYQNLQHIGCWLPLHISQDKNTLVLANKRDLLAIIYDWANNRVEIVTNKPRWAFCKDYVESLVFIR